TCGTGCTGGTGACCAACTGGCAGGTGTCTACGCTCAGCATCTCGACACGCACCAATGCCCTGTCGCAGCGGCTCAGTGACCTGACCGACGTCACAGGCTACGTGGGGGACCGGGTGCGCTCGGCGGTCCGGGTGCGGGTGGCCACCTCGGGCATGACGGTCAATTCGGGCACCGGAAATGCCTGCTCCAACGAGCGGCCCTGCCTGGCCGTGGTGCTTCCCATGCCCTCGGCGTCGGGCGGAATCAACGAATATGACCTGTACACCTACCGGATGGAGCCACGCTCCGTGCTCAATGAAGACGACAGACCGGACGACGACTGGGCCAACGGAACGGACGTCTCTCCGGCGGTCACCTCTAGAGTTCAGGTGCTGCGCGAATACCGCACCCATTCGGCAAGCACCCCGGCGACCTGTCAGGCGACACCCGCCCAGTTCGAATCGGGCAGCTTTGTGGGCACCAGCGCCAACGTCGCCAACTGCACAGCGATGCGTGACCTCGCGAGTCTAGGGAGTGTGGGGAGCACCCTTCCCTATCTTGTCTCGGACTACTTGACGCCTGCCAACGAATTGAAGGACGTTTCCGGAGCGAACGTGCCCGCATTCAGCCTGACCAGTGGCGCAATCACCCTGCGCTTCCAGAGCAAGTTTCGCGTCCGAGGGGCGACGCAACTGCTCCCAATCCCGCCCTACGCCCTCACCGTGCAGGCCCGCAACGTCGCCCCGTAAAGCCCCGCACCCTACACTCCCCCCATGCTCTTCTCCACCCGCTGCCCCGAGTGTGCCCGTGAGATGCGGGCAGAGTTCGCCGACAGCGCCGTCCATGACCTGACCTGTCCGCACTGCGGGGCCGAGTTCTGCGTGCTGGTGCGCAAGCACAAGTTCGAGGTGCTGTTCGACCTGGGCACGCGGGCGCTGATGGACGGCTACGCGCGGGAGGCAGTCGCCACCTTCGCGGCGGCGCTGGAGCGCTTCTTCGAGTTCTATGTGCGGGCGGCGGTGCTGGAGCGGATGGCGGACGGCGAGACCGACTTCACGGGGGCACTCGCGGCGCTGGACGGCACCTGGAAGCACGTCTCGGCGCAGTCGGAGCGGCAACTGGGCATGTTCGCGCTGGCCTACCTGCTGCGCGAGGGCCGCCCGCCCGACTTCCTGACCCCGCAGGCCCTGGGCAGCGACTTTCGCAACCGGGTCGTGCACCGGGGCGCCCTGCCCCGACGCGAGGAGGTCGAGGCCTACGCCGCCCGCGTCTTCGCGCTGATCGACCGGCTGCTGACTGAACTGGGCGAGGGAGCCGCCCACGCCGCGCTCGCGCAGGAGGCCGAGTTTGCGGCGCACCTCGCGCGGCTGCCGGGTCATGTCACCGCCGTCTTCGAGGAGCATCCCGGCATGTTCCGTGCCCGGCGCTTCGGGGGCGACGTGCCCGGCAAGGCCGCCCCCGACAAGGCGGCGCCCGACTCGCCCCGCAACGACGCGCAGACCTTCGCGCGGGCGCTGGCCGAGCGGGGGCCGGGGCTGGATCACCTGCTGCGGGAACACTTCCTGAAGGATCCCAGCCGCAAGGGGGGCGGGGGGCGGTCCTGAAGGCCCCTACACTGGGGCATGATCCCTCCCGAGACGGAGTTCCGGTCCCGCCACGTCGTCACGAACGGGGTGCGGCTGCATGTCGTGGAGGCGGGGCCGGAGAGAGGGCCGCCCGTGGTCCTGCTGCACGGCTTTCCCGAGTTCTGGGAGGGCTGGACCCGGCAGATTGGCCCCCTCTCCCGTGCGGGCTTCCGGGTGATCGTGCCGGACCTGCGGGGGTACAACCTCAGCGAGAAGCCGTCCGGCGTGCGGGCTTACCGGGTGGGCACGCTCCAGGAGGACGTGGCGGGCCTGATCCGTGCCCTGGGGTATGAGCGGGCACACGTCGTCGGGCACGACTGGGGCGGCATCATCGCGTGGGCGCTGGCGCTGCGGCAGCCGGAGGTCATCGAGCGGCTGGTGATTCTCAACGCGCCGCACCCCGCCGCCTACCGCCGGGCGCTGGGGCACCCCGCGCAGTGGATGCGGTCGTGGTACGTGCTGTTCTTCCAGTTGCCGTGGCTGCCCGAGCGGATGCTGCCGCGCTTCGGGCGGTGGGCGCTGCAGGGGACCAACCCGGCGGCCTACCTGCCCGAGGAGCGGCGGCGCTATGAGGAAGCGTGGGCGCGGCCCGGTGCGGCGACCGCGATGGTCAACTACTACCGGGCGATGGTGCGGCTGGGCGGCCTGGGGCGGGGCGGCGGCGCGGTTCCTCCCATCCGGGTGCCCACCCTGGTGCTGTGGGGCGAGCGGGACGTGGCGCTGCGGCCCGAACTCGCCGACGGGCTGGAGGAGTGGGTTCCCGGCGTGCGGGTGGTGCGCTTTCCCCGCGCGAGCCACTGGGTCATGCGCGACGAGCCGCTGCGGGTGAACAACCTGCTGCTGGAGTTCCTGTCGGGCCAGTGACCTGAGTCTCTTTTCGTGCCATCCTCGGCCATGACGACGGAGACAGTGCAGATCAGGGTGGAGGGCTACGGCGAGGTCACGGCGCGGGCGGGCGAGCGGCTGGTGCTGGCGCTGGAACGCGGCG
This region of Deinococcus sp. HSC-46F16 genomic DNA includes:
- a CDS encoding type II secretion system protein J, producing the protein MHPHQPARADLRPRLRETLVRRRADQGLTLVELLIAMAIMGIVFVLVTNWQVSTLSISTRTNALSQRLSDLTDVTGYVGDRVRSAVRVRVATSGMTVNSGTGNACSNERPCLAVVLPMPSASGGINEYDLYTYRMEPRSVLNEDDRPDDDWANGTDVSPAVTSRVQVLREYRTHSASTPATCQATPAQFESGSFVGTSANVANCTAMRDLASLGSVGSTLPYLVSDYLTPANELKDVSGANVPAFSLTSGAITLRFQSKFRVRGATQLLPIPPYALTVQARNVAP
- a CDS encoding alpha/beta fold hydrolase — protein: MIPPETEFRSRHVVTNGVRLHVVEAGPERGPPVVLLHGFPEFWEGWTRQIGPLSRAGFRVIVPDLRGYNLSEKPSGVRAYRVGTLQEDVAGLIRALGYERAHVVGHDWGGIIAWALALRQPEVIERLVILNAPHPAAYRRALGHPAQWMRSWYVLFFQLPWLPERMLPRFGRWALQGTNPAAYLPEERRRYEEAWARPGAATAMVNYYRAMVRLGGLGRGGGAVPPIRVPTLVLWGERDVALRPELADGLEEWVPGVRVVRFPRASHWVMRDEPLRVNNLLLEFLSGQ